One Helianthus annuus cultivar XRQ/B chromosome 7, HanXRQr2.0-SUNRISE, whole genome shotgun sequence genomic region harbors:
- the LOC110867048 gene encoding protein FAR1-RELATED SEQUENCE 5-like has translation MMSTTVDGVRICPTTGNQYYTPIVPDSSKPVVGMHFQSIDSAFNFYKKYAKLSGFEGRKHTQSSKNGVVIRKYFVCAKEGSATSCAVDTVNDSVGADKKLNDRRRRPSKRTGCKAHIRLALTPKNTYRISHVFEEHNHSFVDEEDYHLLASSRKLTFTEEQLLSDFSEMNIGPVRAFNLMRKIRGGFDKVGVTSTDCKNFKRDINLFIGEFDVDMAVQRLMKKKQFLPNFSCEFYCDEKGALAGLFWADEEMKLNYEVFGDVMSFDATFRTNRYDLVFVPFTGIDNHHHNVTFAGSLLASETAESYKWLLQSFLKAFGVAPKVVVTDQDAATKIAIRDVFPDTRHRLCMWHIMIKVSEKVGTELSQDEVFKDDICDVVWTDALEPAQFETQWCDLMIKYNLTSNSWLSDMYNLRSDWIPAYYRHEHMSGLMRTTSRSESENHFFWSINQHKIVIS, from the exons ATGATGTCTACTACTGTCGATG GAGTTCGTATCTGTCCAACTACTGGTAATCAGTATTATACTCCTATTGTTCCAGATTCTTCCAAACCTGTCGTTGGTATGCATTTCCAGTCAATTGATTCTGCCTTTAATTTCTATAAGAAGTATGCTAAGTTATCTGGGTTTGAGGGTCGAAAGCATACTCAATCTTCAAAAAATGGTGTTGTGATTAGAAAGTACTTTGTTTGTGCGAAAGAGGGTTCAGCGACATCCTGTGCTGTTGACACGGTAAATGACAGTGTTGGTGCTGATAAAAAGTTAAATGACCGAAGGAGGAGACCTTCTAAACGTACCGGATGTAAGGCACACATCCGTTTGGCTTTAACTCCAAAAAATACTTATAGAATTTCTCATGTATTTGAGGAGCATAATCATTCTTTTGTTGATGAAGAGGATTATCATCTTTTAGCTTCGTCTAGAAAGTTGACATTCACTGAAGAGcaactgctttctgatttttcTGAGATGAATATTGGTCCAGTTAGGGCATTCAACCTTATGAGAAAGATTCGTGGTGGATTTGATAAGGTTGGAGTGACGTCTACTGATTGTAAAAATTTTAAAAGAGATATTAATTTGTTCATTGGAGAGTTTGATGTGGATATGGCTGTCCAACGTCTTATGAAGAAGAAGCAGTTTTTGCCGAATTTTTCTTGTGAATTTTATTGTGATGAAAAAGGTGCTCTTGCTGGATTATTTTGGGCTGATGAAGAAATGAAACTGAATTATGAGGTCTTTGGGGATGTTATGTCTTTTGATGCTACGTTCCGTACGAACAG GTATGACTTGGTATTTGTTCCGTTCACTGGAATCGATAATCATCATCACAATGTCACGTTTGCTGGTTCTTTGTTAGCATCTGAAACTGCtgaatcatataaatggcttctTCAAAGTTTTTTGAAGGCTTTTGGTGTTGCACCTAAGGTGGTTGTGACTGATCAGGACGCTGCAACGAAAATTGCCATCCGAGATGTTTTCCCAGATACCAGACATCGTTTGTGTATGTGGCATATAATGATCAAAGTTTCTGAAAAG gtTGGTACTGAGCTATCACAagatgaggtttttaaagatgatATATGTGATGTTGTATGGACTGATGCTCTTGAACCAGCACAGTTTGAGACACAATGGTGTGATTTAATGATTAAGTACAACCTTACTAGTAACAGCTGGCTGTCTGATATGTACAACTTGAGATCAGATTGGATTCCAGCATACTATCGTCATGAACATATGTCCGGTCTTATGCGTACAACATCTAGGTCTGAGAGtgaaaatcattttttttggTCAATTAACCAACACAAAATTGTCATTAGTTGA
- the LOC110867049 gene encoding protein FAR-RED IMPAIRED RESPONSE 1-like, with protein MESQRFKRSKRDHDTRYTQPRMKTNYELELEAAKIYTRGIFFDVQEEIRLACKNCMCRREEEVGDSIKFYILQVNLPGLHEVLFTPKDMVIKCSCNRYEQYGLLCRHAFCVLRLCGIKEFPKKYVMGRWTRDVVPKKTKVSSFDQNAAGNQVERASSIVREIMTATEHIVNRLVTNIDLLSSYRDQVIESKLKVDSADLPAESFDKNARLANILHADQPCSSSSATILPPSGIRNKGCGSNKRLKSFREVSSSRISKKTKTRGCLKCGGHGHNSRTCKMKTTVADSQKSS; from the exons ATGGAATCTCAGAGGTTTAAGCGCAGCAAACGTGATCATGATACCAGATACACACAACCTCGCATGAAAACCAATTATGAATTGGAACTGGAAGCTGCAAAGATTTATACTCGGGGGATATTTTTTGATGTTCAAGAAGAAATTCGACTTGCTTGCAAGAATTGTATGTGCAGGCGTGAAGAAGAAGTTGGTGATTCAATTAAGTTTTATATTCTACAGGTCAATCTTCCTGGCCTTCATGAG GTTCTTTTTACTCCTAAGGATATGGTAATTAAATGCAGCTGCAACCGATATGAGCAGTATGGTTTGCTATGTAGGCATGCCTTTTGTGTTCTTCGTCTTTGTGGTATAAAGGAGTTccctaaaaaatatgttatggGGCGTTGGACAAGAGATGTTGTTCCAAAAAAGACAAAAGTTTCGAGTTTTGATCAAAATGCTGCTGGTAATCAAGTTGAACGTGCTTCCAGCATTGTGCGTGAGATAATGACTGCAACTGAACATATTGTTAACCGTCTTGTTACAAATATTGACCTGTTATCGTCGTATAGAGACCAAGTGATCGAGTCGAAGTTGAAGGTTGATTCTGCTGACCTTCCTGCAGAATCATTTGACAAGAATGCAAGATTAGCTAATATTCTTCATGCTGATCAGCCATGTTCATCGTCTTCTGCTACCATTCTTCCACCTAGTGGTATTAGAAACAAGGGGTGTGGTTCAAACAAACGCTTAAAGTcttttcgtgaggtatcatcttCAAGAATATCAAAGAAAACTAAAACTAGAGGTTGTTTGAAATGTGGAGGTCATGGACATAATAGTCGGACTTGTAAGATGAAGACTACTGTTGCTGATTCCCAGAAGAGCAGTTAG